In Citrobacter sp. RHB25-C09, the following proteins share a genomic window:
- the flhC gene encoding flagellar transcriptional regulator FlhC translates to MSEKSIVQEARDIQLAMELITLGARLQMLESETQLSRGRLIKLYKELRGSPPPKGMLPFSTDWFMTWEQNIHASMFCNAWQFLLKTGLCNGVDAVIKAYRLYLEQCPQAETGPLLALTRAWTLVRFVESGLLQLSSCNCCGGNFITHAHQPVGSFACSLCQPPSRAVKRRKLSQDAADIIPQLLDEQIEQAV, encoded by the coding sequence ATGAGCGAAAAAAGCATAGTTCAGGAAGCGCGTGATATCCAGTTAGCCATGGAATTGATCACCCTGGGCGCTCGTTTGCAAATGCTGGAAAGCGAAACGCAGTTGAGCCGTGGGCGTCTCATCAAGTTATACAAAGAACTTCGCGGCAGTCCTCCGCCAAAAGGGATGCTTCCGTTTTCCACGGACTGGTTTATGACCTGGGAGCAGAATATCCATGCTTCCATGTTCTGTAATGCATGGCAGTTTTTGTTAAAAACAGGACTGTGTAACGGCGTTGACGCCGTCATTAAAGCGTATCGTCTTTATCTGGAGCAATGCCCGCAGGCAGAAACGGGGCCGTTGTTGGCGCTTACCCGCGCCTGGACATTGGTCCGTTTTGTTGAAAGCGGACTGCTTCAACTTTCGAGCTGTAACTGCTGCGGCGGGAACTTTATAACTCACGCGCACCAGCCTGTGGGCAGCTTTGCCTGCAGTTTATGTCAGCCGCCTTCCCGGGCGGTAAAAAGACGTAAACTTTCTCAGGATGCTGCCGATATTATTCCACAACTGCTGGATGAACAGATCGAACAGGCTGTTTAA
- the motA gene encoding flagellar motor stator protein MotA: MLILLGYLVVIGTVFGGFMMTGGHLGALYQPAELVIIGGAGIGAFIVGNNGKSIKGTMKAIPRLFRRSKYTKAMYMDLLALLYRLMAKSRQQGMFSLERDIENPKESEIFASYPRIMADAMMLDFIVDYLRLIISGNMNTFEIEALMDEEIETHESEAEVPANSLAMVGDSLPAFGIVAAVMGVVHALASADRPAAELGALIAHAMVGTFLGILLAYGFITPLSSVLRQKSAETTKMMQCVKVTLLSNLNGYAPPIAVEFGRKTLYSSERPSFIELEEHVRAVKNPNHQTTTEDA, from the coding sequence GTGCTTATCTTATTAGGTTACCTGGTAGTTATCGGTACAGTTTTCGGCGGTTTCATGATGACCGGCGGGCACCTTGGGGCACTCTATCAACCGGCTGAACTGGTTATTATCGGCGGCGCGGGGATAGGGGCGTTTATTGTCGGAAACAACGGCAAATCCATTAAAGGCACCATGAAGGCCATCCCGCGGTTATTCCGTCGCTCTAAATATACCAAAGCGATGTATATGGACCTGCTGGCGCTGCTCTATCGCCTGATGGCAAAGTCTCGTCAGCAGGGGATGTTCTCGCTAGAGCGCGATATTGAAAACCCGAAAGAGAGCGAAATTTTTGCCAGCTACCCGCGCATTATGGCGGATGCAATGATGCTCGATTTTATCGTCGACTATCTTCGCCTGATCATCAGCGGCAATATGAACACGTTCGAAATTGAAGCCCTGATGGACGAAGAGATCGAAACCCATGAAAGTGAGGCGGAAGTGCCTGCCAACAGCCTGGCCATGGTCGGTGATTCTCTGCCTGCGTTTGGTATCGTCGCTGCGGTAATGGGGGTGGTTCACGCGCTGGCTTCTGCCGACAGACCTGCCGCAGAGCTGGGGGCGCTGATCGCCCACGCGATGGTCGGGACATTCCTCGGTATTCTGCTGGCTTATGGTTTTATTACGCCACTCTCTTCCGTCTTGCGTCAGAAGAGTGCGGAAACCACTAAGATGATGCAGTGCGTGAAGGTAACCTTGCTCTCGAACCTGAACGGTTATGCGCCGCCGATTGCCGTCGAGTTTGGTCGTAAAACACTCTACTCCAGCGAACGTCCATCGTTTATTGAACTGGAAGAACACGTTCGTGCAGTGAAAAACCCGAACCATCAAACGACGACCGAGGACGCATGA
- the motB gene encoding flagellar motor protein MotB, with amino-acid sequence MKNQAHPIIVVKRRKHKGHGGGAHGSWKIAYADFMTAMMAFFLVMWLISISSPKELIQIAEYFRTPLATAVTGGQRISNSQSPIPGGGDDFTQQQGEVNKQPDIDQLKKRMEQNRLSKLRGDLDQLIESDPKLRALRPHLKIDLVQEGLRIQIIDSQNRPMFKTGSADVEPYMRDILRAIAPVLNGIPNRVSLSGHTDDFPYANGEKGYSNWELSAERANASRRELVQGGLDDGKVLRVVGMAATMRLSDRGPDDAINRRISLLVLNKQTEQAILHENAESQNEPVSVLQQPEASPKASVPTSPPANPR; translated from the coding sequence ATGAAGAATCAGGCTCACCCGATTATTGTCGTTAAACGGCGCAAACATAAAGGTCACGGCGGCGGGGCGCACGGTTCGTGGAAGATTGCTTACGCCGACTTTATGACCGCAATGATGGCTTTTTTTCTGGTGATGTGGCTCATTTCCATCTCCAGCCCTAAAGAATTAATTCAAATTGCCGAATATTTCCGTACCCCGTTAGCGACGGCGGTAACGGGCGGTCAGCGGATTTCAAACAGCCAGAGCCCGATACCGGGGGGCGGTGATGACTTCACCCAACAGCAGGGCGAAGTGAATAAGCAACCCGATATTGATCAGCTTAAAAAGCGTATGGAACAAAATCGCCTGAGCAAACTGCGCGGCGATCTTGATCAACTGATTGAATCTGACCCTAAGCTGCGCGCGTTACGCCCGCATCTGAAGATTGACCTGGTGCAGGAAGGGCTGCGTATTCAGATCATCGACAGCCAGAACCGCCCCATGTTTAAAACCGGCAGTGCTGACGTCGAACCGTATATGCGCGACATTCTGCGCGCGATAGCGCCAGTGTTGAATGGCATTCCGAACCGCGTGAGTCTGTCGGGACACACCGATGATTTTCCTTATGCGAACGGGGAAAAAGGCTACAGCAACTGGGAACTCTCTGCGGAACGTGCGAACGCTTCGCGTCGCGAACTGGTCCAGGGCGGTCTGGATGACGGAAAAGTATTACGGGTGGTAGGCATGGCCGCCACGATGCGTCTGAGTGACCGAGGTCCTGATGACGCAATCAACCGCCGTATCAGTCTGTTGGTTCTGAACAAGCAGACGGAGCAGGCCATATTGCATGAAAACGCTGAAAGCCAGAACGAGCCAGTAAGTGTATTACAACAGCCAGAGGCGAGTCCGAAGGCTAGCGTTCCCACATCGCCACCAGCCAATCCGAGGTGA
- the cheW gene encoding chemotaxis protein CheW — protein MTGMTNVTKLAGEPSGQEFLVFTLGDEEYGIDILKVQEIRGYDQVTRIANTPSFIKGVTNLRGVIVPILDLRVKFCQGDVDYDDNTVVIVLNLGQRVVGIVVDGVSDVLSLTSDQIRPAPEFAVTLSTEYLTGLGALGERMLILVNIEKLLNSDEMALLDIAANHVA, from the coding sequence ATGACCGGTATGACTAATGTAACGAAACTGGCTGGCGAGCCGTCAGGTCAGGAATTCCTGGTGTTTACACTGGGCGACGAAGAGTACGGTATCGACATTCTGAAAGTGCAGGAGATCCGTGGCTACGATCAGGTGACGCGTATCGCCAACACGCCTTCATTTATCAAAGGGGTAACCAACCTGCGCGGCGTCATCGTGCCGATTCTCGACCTGCGCGTTAAGTTCTGCCAGGGCGATGTCGACTATGACGACAACACCGTAGTGATTGTACTCAATCTGGGGCAACGTGTGGTGGGGATTGTTGTTGACGGCGTTTCTGACGTGCTGTCGCTAACCTCCGATCAGATCCGTCCAGCACCGGAATTTGCCGTAACGTTGTCTACCGAATACCTGACTGGTCTGGGTGCGCTGGGCGAGCGTATGTTGATCCTGGTGAACATCGAAAAACTGTTGAACAGTGATGAAATGGCGCTGCTGGATATTGCGGCGAACCATGTAGCGTAA
- the cheA gene encoding chemotaxis protein CheA has translation MSMDISDFYQTFFDEADELLADMEQHLLDLVPEAPDAEQMNAIFRAAHSIKGGAGTFGFTVLQETTHLMENLLDDARRGEMQLNTDIINLFLETKDIMQDQLDAYKSSQEPDAASFEYICNALRQLALEAKGETAPAVVKNAKLSVVDSVLPEEGVAEEASLLRVILSRLKPGEVDLLEEELGNLATLTDVVKGTDSLAATLDGGIAEDDVVAVLCFVIEADQIAFEKAASAPVVQEPTAEVVAEPKPAAAVPAVKSTASEAPSGRADKPARASESTSIRVAVEKVDQLINLVGELVITQSMLAQRSNELDPVNHGDLITSMGQLQRNARDLQESVMSIRMMPMEYVFSRFPRLVRDLAGKLGKQVELTLVGSSTELDKSLIERIIDPLTHLVRNSLDHGIESPEKRLESGKNSVGNLILSAEHQGGNICIEVTDDGAGLNRERILAKAMSQGMAVSENMTDDEVGMLIFAPGFSTAEQVTDVSGRGVGMDVVKRNIQEMGGHVEIQSKQGSGTTIRILLPLTLAILDGMSVRVADEVFILPLNAVMESLQPREDDLHPLAGGERVLEVRGEYLPLVELWKVFDVEGAKTEATQGIVVILQSGGRRYALLVDQLIGQHQVVVKNLESNYRKVPGISAATILGDGSVALIVDVSALQGLNREQRMAITAA, from the coding sequence GTGAGCATGGATATAAGCGATTTTTATCAGACATTTTTTGATGAAGCTGACGAACTGTTAGCTGACATGGAGCAGCATTTGCTGGATCTGGTGCCAGAAGCGCCAGACGCCGAGCAAATGAATGCCATTTTTCGTGCTGCGCACTCGATTAAAGGGGGCGCGGGTACGTTTGGATTTACCGTTTTGCAGGAAACCACGCATTTAATGGAAAACCTGCTGGATGACGCACGTCGTGGCGAGATGCAGCTCAACACTGACATTATCAACCTGTTTCTGGAAACAAAAGATATTATGCAGGATCAGCTCGATGCCTATAAAAGCTCGCAGGAGCCCGATGCCGCAAGCTTCGAATACATCTGCAATGCGTTACGCCAGTTAGCCCTTGAGGCAAAAGGCGAAACTGCGCCTGCAGTGGTCAAAAATGCCAAACTCAGCGTGGTAGACAGCGTATTGCCTGAAGAGGGTGTTGCCGAAGAAGCGAGCCTTTTGCGCGTTATCCTTTCCCGCCTGAAGCCGGGTGAAGTCGATCTGCTCGAAGAAGAGTTGGGCAATCTGGCCACCCTGACCGATGTGGTGAAAGGGACGGATTCACTTGCCGCTACGCTTGACGGTGGTATTGCCGAGGATGACGTGGTCGCTGTGCTTTGCTTTGTCATTGAAGCCGATCAGATTGCATTTGAAAAAGCGGCTAGCGCCCCGGTTGTGCAGGAACCGACCGCAGAGGTCGTTGCCGAACCGAAGCCGGCTGCCGCTGTACCTGCGGTAAAATCGACTGCCAGCGAAGCCCCGTCCGGGCGGGCGGACAAACCGGCGCGCGCCAGTGAGTCCACCAGCATTCGCGTGGCGGTCGAAAAGGTCGATCAGCTCATTAACCTGGTCGGCGAACTGGTGATTACCCAGTCCATGCTGGCCCAGCGTTCCAATGAACTCGACCCGGTAAATCATGGCGACTTGATTACCAGCATGGGTCAATTGCAGCGTAACGCCCGCGATTTGCAGGAATCGGTGATGTCGATTCGTATGATGCCGATGGAATACGTTTTCAGCCGCTTCCCGCGTCTGGTCCGTGACCTGGCGGGCAAGTTAGGTAAGCAGGTCGAACTGACGCTGGTGGGGAGTTCAACCGAACTCGACAAGAGCCTGATTGAACGCATTATCGATCCGTTAACGCACCTGGTGCGTAACAGTCTCGATCACGGCATTGAGTCGCCAGAAAAGCGTCTTGAATCCGGTAAAAATAGCGTCGGTAACCTGATCCTCTCTGCGGAGCATCAGGGTGGCAACATCTGTATTGAAGTGACCGATGACGGTGCGGGTCTGAATCGCGAACGTATCCTCGCAAAAGCGATGTCTCAGGGGATGGCGGTCAGTGAAAACATGACCGATGACGAAGTCGGAATGTTGATTTTTGCGCCGGGCTTCTCGACGGCGGAGCAGGTGACGGACGTTTCCGGACGCGGTGTCGGGATGGACGTGGTGAAACGTAACATCCAGGAGATGGGCGGCCACGTTGAGATCCAGTCCAAACAGGGTTCTGGCACAACCATCCGTATTTTACTGCCGTTGACGCTGGCGATCCTCGACGGGATGTCCGTTCGCGTTGCGGATGAAGTGTTTATCCTGCCGCTGAATGCGGTGATGGAATCGCTGCAACCGCGTGAAGACGATCTGCATCCACTGGCCGGCGGCGAACGCGTGCTGGAAGTGCGTGGGGAATATCTGCCGCTGGTTGAGCTGTGGAAAGTATTTGATGTCGAGGGGGCAAAAACTGAAGCCACTCAGGGCATTGTGGTGATTCTGCAAAGCGGCGGTCGTCGTTACGCGCTGCTGGTTGACCAACTGATAGGTCAGCACCAGGTGGTGGTTAAAAACCTGGAAAGCAACTACCGCAAAGTGCCGGGCATTTCTGCAGCCACGATTCTGGGCGACGGCAGCGTTGCGCTGATCGTCGACGTCTCCGCCCTGCAAGGTTTAAATCGCGAACAACGCATGGCGATCACCGCCGCCTGA